The following proteins are co-located in the Ancylothrix sp. D3o genome:
- the moaA gene encoding GTP 3',8-cyclase MoaA, with translation MAEVDYLRISLIDRCNFNCLYCMPEGAELDYILKQNLLSNSELLTLIQEVFIPVGFQRFRLTGGEPLMRPNLVQLVREISLLPETRDLSLTTNGFLLAPLAQDLYDAGLRRINISLDSLDPDTFDFIIGKRGRSRWPDVWQGIQTAHRVGFDPLKLNVVVIPGVNDAEVLDLAALTIDRRWHVRFIEFMPVGNGELFSERGWIPSEELRQSIRNRWGLEESQILGAGPADVFKIPGALGTLGFISQMSECFCDRCNRMRLSADGWLRPCLLNEIGQLDLKTALRAGVPLAHLREKVKQLLEIKPEINFKQRSTGTGGGNYTRTMSQIGG, from the coding sequence ATGGCTGAAGTAGATTATCTCCGTATCAGTTTAATTGACCGCTGTAATTTTAATTGTCTGTACTGTATGCCAGAGGGTGCAGAGCTTGATTACATCCTCAAGCAAAACTTGCTCTCGAACTCGGAACTGCTAACACTTATTCAAGAAGTCTTTATTCCTGTAGGCTTCCAGCGGTTTCGTCTCACCGGCGGCGAACCTTTGATGCGTCCAAACTTAGTACAACTTGTCCGCGAAATCTCTCTTTTGCCAGAAACCCGCGATTTATCCTTGACAACAAACGGGTTTTTGCTTGCTCCTTTGGCTCAAGACCTTTATGATGCCGGTTTGCGTCGAATTAATATTAGTTTGGATTCTCTTGATCCTGATACCTTCGATTTTATTATTGGCAAACGAGGCCGGTCACGCTGGCCCGATGTTTGGCAAGGCATTCAAACTGCCCACCGTGTCGGTTTTGACCCTTTAAAACTCAATGTGGTGGTTATTCCGGGTGTCAATGATGCGGAAGTTTTAGACTTGGCTGCTTTAACAATTGACCGGCGCTGGCACGTCCGCTTTATCGAATTTATGCCGGTCGGTAATGGTGAGTTATTTAGTGAACGCGGCTGGATACCATCTGAAGAGTTACGCCAATCAATTCGCAACCGCTGGGGCTTAGAAGAATCGCAAATTTTAGGTGCCGGCCCTGCGGATGTGTTTAAAATTCCGGGGGCTTTAGGTACCTTGGGTTTTATTAGTCAAATGTCAGAATGCTTTTGCGACCGTTGTAACCGAATGCGACTTTCTGCTGATGGTTGGTTGCGGCCTTGTTTGCTTAACGAAATCGGCCAACTCGACTTAAAAACCGCATTGCGGGCCGGTGTTCCTTTAGCACATTTAAGAGAAAAAGTCAAGCAATTGTTAGAAATCAAACCAGAAATTAACTTTAAACAACGGTCTACCGGCACAGGGGGAGGCAACTATACCCGTACGATGTCACAAATTGGGGGTTAA
- the rpsD gene encoding 30S ribosomal protein S4, with translation MSRYRGPRLRIVRRLGDLPGLTRKQAKRAYPPGQHGQNRKKRSEYAIRLEEKQKLRFNYGLTERQLLRYVRKARRVTGSTGQVLLQMLEMRLDNTVFRMGMAPTIPGARQLVNHGHILVNGRSVDIASYQCRPGDVIRVKDKEGSRKLVEANLANPGLAHTPSHLEFDKNKMEGKVNSLIEREWVALQVNELLVVEYYSRKA, from the coding sequence ATGTCACGCTATAGAGGCCCACGCCTCAGAATTGTGCGCCGTCTAGGCGACTTACCCGGACTTACTCGCAAACAGGCTAAACGAGCCTACCCACCTGGCCAACACGGTCAAAACCGCAAAAAGCGGTCTGAGTATGCCATCCGTTTAGAAGAAAAGCAAAAACTCCGCTTCAATTACGGTTTGACAGAACGGCAATTGCTGCGTTACGTCCGCAAGGCTCGCCGCGTCACCGGCTCCACCGGTCAGGTTTTGCTGCAAATGCTGGAAATGCGTCTGGATAATACGGTTTTTCGGATGGGGATGGCCCCGACAATTCCAGGGGCTCGTCAATTGGTGAATCACGGTCATATCTTGGTGAACGGTCGCTCGGTCGATATTGCTAGTTATCAATGCAGACCTGGTGATGTGATTCGCGTTAAAGATAAGGAAGGTTCTCGTAAGTTGGTTGAAGCTAATCTGGCTAACCCAGGTTTAGCTCACACTCCTAGCCATTTAGAGTTTGATAAAAACAAAATGGAAGGAAAAGTCAATAGCTTGATCGAGCGCGAATGGGTGGCTCTGCAAGTCAACGAGTTGCTGGTGGTTGAATACTACTCTCGCAAAGCCTAA